A genomic stretch from Suncus etruscus isolate mSunEtr1 chromosome 17, mSunEtr1.pri.cur, whole genome shotgun sequence includes:
- the ZWINT gene encoding ZW10 interactor, whose amino-acid sequence MDLTAETPAEDAAREALAEVTEILEPKGLQEEAELPAQILAQFVVDSRKKDKLLCSQLQVVDFLQNFLAQEDAFQGLDPVVSEETSRQKATEAKEQWKELKATYQEHVEDITSSLTLVLSKVEETQEKSSQLQEALEQLQTKKQVAMEKYRAAQKQWRLKQEKQLHSLAEVSAKIRERHTGTEQALQNLEQELETLKQKAGQEQDKLQRHEIFLQLLSTLRGKPLSPESEKEIANIGGKPS is encoded by the exons ATGGACTTGACTGCAGAGACCCCGGCGGAAGATGCAGCCAGGGA GGCTTTGGCTGAGGTCACAGAAATTCTAGAGCCTAAAGGACTACAGGAAGAGGCAGAACTACCTGCCCAGATCTTGGCCCAGTTTGTGGTG GATTCCCGAAAGAAAGACAAGCTGCTCTGTAGCCAGCTGCAAGTAGTAGACTTCCTGCAAAACTTCTTGGCTCAGGAGGATGCTTTCCAGGGCCTGGATCCTGTGGTTTCTGAAGAAACAAGCC GGCAGAAGGCAACTGAAGCCAAGGAGCAATGGAAAGAACTGAAGGCCACCTACCAGGAGCATGTGGAGGACATCACAAGTTCTTTGACCCTGGTCCTTTCCAAGGTGGAAGAGACCCAAGAGAAGAGTTCTCAGCTCCAGGAGGCTCTTGAACAGCTTCAAACCAAG AAGCAAGTAGCAATGGAGAAATACAGAGCAGCCCAAAAGCAGTGGCGTTTGAAACAG GAGAAACAGCTGCATTCTCTGGCAGAAGTTTCTGCAAAAATAAGGGAACGTCATACAGGGACAGAGCAGGCCCTTCAGAATCTAGAACAGGAACTTGAAACCCTGAAACAGAAGGCAGGACAGGAGCAAGACAAGCTGCAGAG gCACGAGATCTTTCTCCAGCTGTTGTCCACCCTGCGGGGTAAACCGCTATCCcctgagtcagagaaagaaataGCCAACATCGGAGGTAAACCTTCTTGA